One part of the Dyadobacter sp. 676 genome encodes these proteins:
- a CDS encoding ABC transporter permease, with translation MIRNYFRIAIRNLTRNKVFSLINIAGLSLGLTCCMLIVLYTKDEVSFDRFHKNKDHLYRIMVTSQDDRETRTFGSTNAIHGPTFKQDIPEIREIVRAQSSSFIVRKGNNVLQENVLFADEPFFSVFSMPLLSGDPKTVLSDIHSIVLSEDLAEKYFGTKNAMGQTLNLKIGDEYEPFVVSGVAKRCPQNSSIQFDAVLPFKYQEAKGWTDTEWLGFYMNTFMLLHEKADYHAVVAKMNRVSESKAMAEMAKNRDMKLHVVFDLMPFLDMHLQSESGDMRNGLDHGSSPIYSYILSGIAIFILLIACINFVNLTVARSLNRAKEIGVRKVVGGLRKQLIYQFMGESFLLSFIAFALAVALTQIVLPVFNELANKQLSLSYLMDTTLVSGYIALFVVTGLVAGMYPALVLSGFSPVATLYNRTKLTQKNYITKGLVVFQFALSVCLVIGTIVIYSQFQYLTNKDLGYNDENLVSFSLGRGGPGKEVMEVMQNELRNTAGVASVAAFNGSYNGTGAKIDGRAIGFGYIGVDDHFLNTLQIPVLKGRNFSKAFSTDPEDAIIVNEAFVKEAGLKNPVGQEVDFEWKQKKMKIIGVIRDYHYASLKDTIKPLVLTQDPRYRLGTIFAKLDSGDIPATMKAIEKIFRQHIKNLPFEYQFEDEANLRRYESEAKWKQMITFAAVLSIFVSCIGLFGLATFNAEMRVKEIGIRKVLGASVTSITALLSADFVKLVAISIIIAMPIAYYGANTWLQDFPYRISMSWAYFAWAAVLAIMIAILTVSYQSIRAATLDPVKSLRTE, from the coding sequence ATGATCAGGAACTACTTTAGAATCGCTATCCGAAATCTCACCAGAAACAAGGTTTTCTCGCTGATCAACATCGCCGGGTTGTCCCTGGGGCTTACCTGCTGCATGCTTATCGTACTTTACACCAAAGACGAAGTGAGCTTCGACCGCTTTCATAAAAACAAGGATCATCTTTACCGGATAATGGTAACGAGTCAGGATGACCGCGAGACGCGCACGTTCGGCAGCACGAATGCAATCCACGGGCCCACTTTCAAGCAGGACATTCCGGAAATCAGGGAAATTGTGAGGGCTCAGAGCAGCTCGTTTATTGTCAGGAAAGGGAATAATGTATTGCAGGAGAACGTGTTGTTTGCGGACGAACCCTTTTTCTCTGTTTTTTCGATGCCTTTGCTTTCAGGCGACCCCAAAACGGTACTGTCGGATATACATTCGATCGTTTTGAGCGAAGACCTGGCTGAAAAATACTTCGGTACGAAAAATGCGATGGGCCAAACCCTGAACCTGAAAATAGGGGATGAGTACGAACCATTTGTGGTATCCGGCGTGGCCAAACGCTGCCCGCAAAACTCATCGATCCAGTTCGACGCCGTGCTGCCGTTCAAATACCAGGAGGCAAAGGGCTGGACAGACACCGAATGGCTGGGTTTTTACATGAACACCTTTATGCTGCTACACGAAAAGGCCGATTACCATGCGGTAGTGGCGAAAATGAACCGTGTGTCGGAGAGCAAGGCGATGGCGGAAATGGCTAAGAACAGGGACATGAAATTGCACGTCGTATTCGACCTGATGCCCTTCCTGGACATGCATTTACAAAGCGAAAGCGGCGATATGCGCAATGGCCTGGATCATGGCAGCAGTCCTATCTACTCCTACATTCTCTCCGGGATTGCCATTTTTATTCTTCTGATCGCCTGCATCAACTTTGTAAACCTGACCGTTGCGCGTTCGCTGAACCGCGCGAAGGAAATCGGTGTGCGGAAAGTGGTCGGAGGGCTTCGCAAACAGCTGATATACCAGTTTATGGGCGAATCGTTCTTGTTGTCGTTCATCGCATTTGCGCTGGCGGTCGCTTTGACGCAGATCGTGTTGCCGGTATTTAACGAATTGGCCAACAAGCAACTATCGCTTTCCTACCTGATGGATACAACGCTGGTATCGGGCTATATTGCCTTGTTCGTGGTTACAGGGCTTGTTGCCGGTATGTATCCCGCATTGGTGCTTTCCGGTTTCAGTCCGGTTGCCACGCTGTACAACCGTACGAAACTGACGCAAAAGAATTACATCACGAAGGGGCTGGTCGTTTTTCAGTTTGCCTTATCGGTTTGCCTTGTCATAGGCACCATTGTGATTTACTCTCAATTTCAATACCTCACCAATAAGGACCTTGGGTACAACGACGAGAACCTGGTGAGTTTCAGTCTGGGACGTGGCGGGCCGGGAAAGGAGGTTATGGAAGTGATGCAAAACGAGCTCAGAAATACCGCCGGAGTGGCTTCCGTGGCTGCATTTAATGGCAGTTACAACGGCACCGGCGCGAAAATCGATGGGCGTGCCATCGGTTTTGGGTATATCGGTGTGGACGACCATTTTCTGAACACATTGCAGATTCCGGTGCTCAAAGGCCGCAATTTTTCAAAAGCGTTTTCTACCGATCCCGAGGATGCGATCATCGTGAACGAGGCATTTGTAAAAGAAGCCGGTTTGAAGAACCCGGTCGGGCAGGAGGTAGATTTCGAGTGGAAGCAAAAGAAAATGAAGATCATCGGTGTAATCCGTGATTATCATTACGCGTCTTTGAAGGACACCATCAAGCCGTTGGTGCTTACGCAGGACCCCCGTTACCGGTTAGGTACAATTTTTGCGAAACTGGATTCTGGCGACATTCCCGCCACGATGAAGGCCATCGAGAAGATTTTCAGGCAGCATATCAAAAATCTTCCTTTTGAATACCAGTTTGAGGACGAGGCTAATTTACGGCGTTACGAATCGGAGGCCAAATGGAAACAGATGATCACGTTCGCCGCAGTACTCTCGATTTTCGTGTCGTGTATCGGGTTGTTTGGCCTGGCTACGTTCAACGCCGAAATGCGGGTGAAAGAAATCGGTATCCGGAAGGTGCTCGGCGCTTCGGTGACAAGCATTACCGCGCTGCTCTCGGCGGATTTTGTGAAACTGGTGGCCATCTCGATCATCATCGCAATGCCGATCGCCTATTATGGCGCAAATACCTGGTTGCAGGATTTTCCTTATCGTATTTCCATGTCATGGGCGTATTTCGCCTGGGCGGCGGTATTAGCTATTATGATTGCAATTCTGACGGTCAGCTATCAAAGTATCAGGGCGGCGACCCTGGACCCCGTGAAATCTTTAAGAACGGAATAA
- a CDS encoding ABC transporter permease codes for MLKNYLKIAWRNLRKHKFYSGLNIFGLSFGLASCLLITLYVIDELGYDRSFANADRIYRVNADIRFGGADMSLAVAPDPLAFTLKKDYPQVEQVVRLRENGSQLVRRTNATENLKEEHVFFADSTFFKVFSVPLLSGNPEKALTEPHAVVISETDAKKYFGKENPIGKGLLIDGKETYTVTGVMKDLPKRSHMRDLNMLLSMSTYEASRQNDWGSHNFNTYLLLRKGIDPAQFERNFETVLQKYTSKWLQGFLGASLEDLRKSGSYLKYTLLPLTDIHLHSDRTAEINANGNIQYVYIFAVVAVFLLAIACVNFMNLATARSANRAKEVGVRKALGSERSSLVSQFLTESVMLSFFSLALGMLIAYLALPLFNNLASKQIGFPITNPWFWLILVLTGTVVGVLAGSYPAFFLSAFKPLKVLKNTIEQEGRGSGYLRNALVVFQFVISVMLIVGTGVIYRQLNYIQTKKLGFNKDQMLIVNDAYALDNQVKAFKEQVLMLPNVESATVTSFLPTPSSRTDHTFFPVGQMQQDKGINMQKWAVDYDFVKTMGLQMASGRAFAKEFPSDSAGIVINEAAAKVLGYANPVGKKIFGYEDAELTKRVDYTIIGVVKNFHFESLRKNIGALSLILYKSSGSVVFRMKGGDAPRTVKQVEALWKKMAPGQPFNYRFMDEDFDNVYRSEQRVGQIFITFATISVIIGCLGLFGLSAFTAERRTKEIGVRKVLGASVVNIVALLSKEFIKLIVIAIVIGSPIAWFGMNLWLNDFAYHVDLAWWMFAAAGVLAIVIALVTVSFQSIKAALTNPVKSLKSE; via the coding sequence ATGCTGAAAAATTATCTCAAAATTGCCTGGCGGAACCTGCGTAAACACAAGTTTTACTCGGGTCTGAACATATTCGGTTTGTCGTTCGGGCTGGCAAGTTGCCTGCTCATTACGCTTTACGTGATCGACGAACTGGGGTATGACCGTTCATTCGCAAATGCAGACCGTATTTACCGGGTCAATGCAGATATCCGTTTCGGCGGTGCCGACATGTCGCTTGCAGTGGCGCCAGATCCGCTTGCATTTACATTAAAGAAGGACTACCCGCAGGTTGAGCAGGTGGTGCGTTTGCGTGAAAACGGCAGCCAGCTGGTGAGACGCACCAATGCTACCGAAAACCTCAAAGAAGAGCATGTGTTCTTTGCCGACTCTACCTTTTTCAAAGTGTTTTCGGTGCCCTTGCTGTCGGGCAATCCCGAGAAGGCACTGACCGAACCGCATGCGGTGGTCATCTCGGAAACCGATGCAAAGAAATATTTCGGAAAGGAAAACCCTATCGGAAAAGGATTGTTGATCGACGGTAAAGAAACGTATACCGTTACCGGTGTCATGAAAGATTTGCCAAAGCGCTCGCACATGCGTGATCTCAACATGTTGCTTTCTATGAGCACCTATGAAGCCAGCCGGCAGAACGACTGGGGAAGTCATAATTTTAATACCTATTTATTGCTCCGGAAAGGGATCGATCCTGCGCAGTTCGAGAGAAATTTCGAAACGGTCCTTCAAAAATATACTTCCAAATGGCTGCAAGGGTTTCTGGGCGCGTCGCTCGAAGATCTACGGAAATCGGGCAGTTATCTGAAATATACGTTGTTGCCTCTCACCGACATTCACCTGCATTCCGACCGTACGGCGGAGATCAATGCAAATGGCAATATCCAGTACGTTTATATTTTTGCCGTCGTAGCCGTTTTTCTGCTGGCGATTGCGTGTGTGAATTTCATGAACCTCGCCACGGCGCGTTCCGCTAACCGCGCGAAGGAAGTAGGCGTTCGCAAGGCATTAGGCTCGGAGCGCTCATCGCTGGTAAGCCAGTTTCTGACGGAGTCGGTGATGCTGAGTTTCTTCTCGCTGGCACTCGGAATGCTCATCGCTTATCTTGCATTGCCGCTGTTCAACAATCTGGCGAGCAAGCAGATCGGGTTTCCGATAACGAACCCGTGGTTTTGGCTGATATTAGTGCTGACCGGCACCGTAGTAGGTGTTTTGGCCGGAAGCTATCCCGCATTTTTTCTGTCGGCATTCAAACCGTTGAAGGTCTTGAAAAACACCATCGAGCAGGAAGGCAGGGGCAGCGGATATCTGCGCAATGCCCTGGTTGTGTTCCAGTTTGTGATTTCTGTAATGCTGATCGTCGGTACCGGCGTTATTTATCGCCAGCTTAACTACATCCAAACCAAGAAACTCGGCTTCAACAAGGATCAAATGCTGATCGTAAACGACGCTTATGCGTTGGATAATCAGGTGAAGGCGTTCAAAGAACAGGTTTTAATGCTTCCGAACGTGGAAAGTGCCACAGTGACGAGCTTCCTGCCTACACCGTCTTCGCGTACCGACCACACTTTTTTCCCGGTCGGTCAAATGCAGCAGGATAAAGGCATTAATATGCAGAAGTGGGCAGTCGATTATGATTTTGTGAAAACAATGGGCCTGCAGATGGCCAGCGGCCGCGCTTTTGCAAAAGAGTTTCCGTCCGATTCTGCGGGAATTGTGATCAATGAAGCCGCAGCAAAAGTGCTGGGTTATGCGAATCCCGTAGGAAAGAAAATATTCGGTTATGAGGACGCCGAATTGACAAAGCGGGTCGATTACACGATTATCGGAGTCGTAAAAAACTTTCATTTCGAGTCGCTGCGAAAAAACATCGGCGCTCTGAGTCTGATCCTTTACAAAAGCTCCGGCTCCGTTGTATTCCGCATGAAAGGCGGCGACGCTCCCCGCACAGTGAAGCAGGTAGAGGCGCTTTGGAAGAAAATGGCACCCGGCCAGCCTTTCAATTACCGGTTCATGGATGAAGATTTCGACAATGTTTATCGTAGCGAACAGCGTGTAGGTCAAATATTTATCACATTCGCCACCATCTCGGTCATCATTGGCTGTCTGGGCCTGTTCGGGTTGTCGGCCTTTACGGCAGAGCGGCGCACAAAGGAAATCGGTGTCCGCAAAGTGCTGGGCGCGAGTGTTGTCAACATTGTTGCGCTGTTGTCCAAAGAGTTTATAAAGCTGATCGTCATTGCCATTGTTATCGGCAGCCCCATAGCATGGTTCGGTATGAACCTCTGGCTGAACGATTTTGCCTACCATGTTGATCTTGCCTGGTGGATGTTCGCCGCCGCGGGAGTGCTGGCGATTGTTATTGCATTGGTCACGGTAAGTTTTCAGAGTATCAAGGCCGCGCTGACGAACCCTGTGAAGTCGTTGAAATCGGAGTGA
- a CDS encoding ABC transporter ATP-binding protein, translating into MIKISNMHKVFSTEEVETTALNGIDLEIKDGEFVAIMGPSGCGKSTLLNILGLLDNPSEGSYEFYGTEVAKMSERQRAQIRKGNIGFVFQSFNLIDELTVYENVELPLLYLKTPPAERKEKVEAALTRMNMMHRRNHFPQQLSGGQQQRTAIARAVVANPKTILADEPTGNLDSKNGEEVMNLLSQLNAGGTTILMVTHSPYDAGFAHRIVNLFDGKIVTEKIHV; encoded by the coding sequence ATGATCAAGATTAGCAACATGCACAAGGTATTTTCTACCGAAGAAGTAGAAACCACAGCCCTGAACGGTATCGACCTGGAAATCAAGGATGGCGAGTTCGTCGCTATCATGGGACCTTCCGGTTGCGGAAAATCGACCTTGTTGAATATCCTCGGGTTGCTCGACAACCCCAGTGAAGGCTCGTACGAGTTTTACGGAACAGAGGTTGCCAAAATGTCGGAACGCCAGCGTGCGCAGATCCGCAAGGGTAACATCGGTTTCGTGTTCCAGAGCTTCAACCTGATCGACGAGTTGACGGTCTATGAAAACGTGGAACTGCCTTTGCTGTACCTGAAAACCCCTCCGGCAGAACGGAAAGAAAAAGTGGAAGCGGCCTTGACCCGCATGAACATGATGCACCGCCGCAACCACTTCCCGCAGCAGCTTTCGGGGGGACAGCAACAACGTACGGCCATCGCGCGTGCCGTGGTCGCGAATCCTAAGACAATCCTGGCCGATGAGCCTACCGGTAACCTCGACTCGAAAAACGGGGAAGAAGTAATGAACCTGCTCAGCCAGCTGAATGCGGGCGGCACGACCATCCTGATGGTAACGCACTCACCTTACGATGCCGGTTTTGCCCATCGCATCGTGAACCTCTTCGACGGTAAGATTGTGACTGAGAAAATACATGTTTAG
- a CDS encoding efflux RND transporter periplasmic adaptor subunit has translation MDRVKPKKFWNTKRISIIGGSVLLATFLIYQFFFADKRSKLNVEQDKLTVSTVKQGKFDEFIVVTGVVQPLKTIQLDAIVGGYVTEKLIEGGNMVKQGDILLRLENQSLKLSFLQSETEASRLVNDLQNTRQNLKVARFTLQKTLSDLDFQLDQAKDAHERNVKLYKDKVIPEADYLKTKRDYEKLVRQREIEIESQKYQEENARMQISQLEGTLANTQKNVSLWRQTLDNLVVKAPVSGLLSSMNVEVGSNINQGQNIGQIDDLNGFKMRVSVDEHYISRIFVGLQGSMEFNGKDYGLKIIKIYPEVLSGRFEVDMQFDKGAPELIKRGQSAPIRLQLGQPSQATLLPSGGFFSETGGNWVYVVSEDGKRAVKRNITLGRKNPEYFEVLEGLKPGEKVITSSYENFGDNEVLEF, from the coding sequence ATGGACAGAGTCAAACCCAAGAAATTCTGGAATACCAAACGCATCAGCATCATCGGCGGTAGCGTTTTGCTGGCAACGTTCCTGATCTATCAGTTCTTTTTCGCAGATAAAAGAAGCAAGCTGAATGTAGAGCAGGACAAACTGACAGTTTCGACCGTCAAGCAAGGCAAATTTGATGAATTTATCGTCGTAACCGGGGTTGTCCAACCACTCAAGACTATCCAGCTAGATGCGATCGTGGGTGGTTATGTAACTGAAAAACTGATCGAAGGCGGTAACATGGTGAAACAGGGCGACATTCTGCTTCGCCTGGAAAACCAGAGCCTGAAACTGAGCTTCCTCCAATCGGAAACGGAGGCCAGCCGCCTGGTAAACGATCTTCAAAATACCCGGCAGAACTTGAAAGTGGCGCGGTTTACACTTCAAAAGACATTGAGCGACCTCGATTTTCAGCTCGATCAGGCCAAAGACGCACACGAACGGAATGTGAAACTGTACAAAGACAAGGTTATTCCGGAAGCCGATTACCTGAAAACCAAACGTGACTACGAAAAGCTGGTAAGGCAGCGCGAGATCGAGATCGAATCGCAGAAATACCAGGAAGAGAACGCGAGGATGCAGATTTCACAACTGGAAGGAACACTGGCCAATACCCAGAAAAACGTGAGCCTGTGGCGGCAGACGCTGGATAACCTCGTGGTAAAAGCGCCGGTATCGGGTCTGTTGTCGTCCATGAATGTGGAGGTGGGCTCGAATATCAACCAGGGGCAGAATATCGGTCAGATCGACGACCTGAACGGTTTCAAAATGCGTGTGAGCGTGGATGAACATTACATTTCGAGAATTTTCGTAGGGTTACAGGGCTCGATGGAGTTCAATGGGAAGGATTACGGTTTGAAAATCATCAAAATCTATCCAGAAGTACTGAGCGGCCGGTTCGAAGTAGATATGCAGTTCGATAAAGGGGCACCGGAGCTGATCAAGCGCGGTCAATCGGCGCCGATCCGCCTGCAACTCGGCCAGCCTTCGCAGGCTACGCTGCTGCCATCGGGAGGTTTCTTCTCGGAAACAGGCGGAAACTGGGTGTATGTGGTTAGTGAAGACGGAAAACGCGCCGTGAAGCGTAACATCACGCTCGGTCGCAAAAATCCCGAATATTTCGAGGTCCTCGAAGGCCTGAAACCAGGTGAAAAGGTCATCACCAGCTCGTACGAGAACTTTGGAGATAATGAGGTTCTGGAGTTTTAG
- a CDS encoding sigma-54 dependent transcriptional regulator codes for MLLSEAKILIIDDDVDVLSAAKLLLKRHAKTVDIEKNPQKLPFLVTNGDYNLILLDMNFTRDVNSGREGFHWLDRILDINPAAKVIMITAYGDIEMAIRAIKAGAIDFVLKPWENDKLLATIGTALEGGKDKVVPVPEEKAKDDNKKNNKAAVDTIVATSDSMRQVLLTAERVASTDANVLILGENGTGKTQLAKYVHQHSRRADKPFVAVDLGAISETLFESELFGHVKGAFTDAKEDRAGRFEEAKGGTIFLDEIGNLTLSLQAKLLTVIQERKVTRVGSNKPIALDVRLICATNMNIEKMVTEKTFRQDLLYRINTIELELPPLRDRPEDISALADYYLKQYARKYNRPVNDISNALVKKMQQYNWPGNIRELQHAVERAVILSQEKTLQPDDLFLKSSAGQPATATGFDLEDMEKNMIIKALKRFNGNITDAARELGLSRAALYRRMEKYGL; via the coding sequence ATGCTACTCTCAGAAGCCAAGATCCTGATTATCGACGACGATGTTGACGTACTCAGTGCCGCCAAACTTTTACTGAAACGCCACGCCAAGACCGTCGACATTGAAAAGAATCCGCAAAAACTGCCATTTCTCGTCACCAACGGCGATTACAACCTGATCCTGCTCGACATGAACTTCACCCGCGACGTGAACAGCGGCCGTGAGGGTTTCCACTGGCTCGATCGTATCCTGGACATTAACCCCGCCGCGAAAGTGATCATGATCACGGCTTATGGCGATATCGAAATGGCGATCAGGGCCATCAAGGCCGGAGCCATCGATTTTGTCCTGAAACCCTGGGAAAACGACAAATTGCTCGCGACGATCGGTACGGCACTCGAAGGAGGCAAGGACAAAGTGGTGCCCGTACCGGAGGAAAAAGCGAAGGACGATAACAAGAAGAATAACAAGGCGGCCGTCGACACCATTGTGGCAACGAGCGACAGCATGCGGCAAGTGCTTCTCACCGCCGAACGCGTGGCCTCCACCGATGCCAATGTGCTCATTCTGGGCGAGAACGGCACAGGCAAAACGCAACTCGCGAAGTATGTGCATCAGCATTCCAGGCGAGCAGACAAACCTTTCGTGGCCGTCGACCTGGGGGCAATCAGCGAAACGCTTTTCGAAAGCGAGCTGTTTGGACACGTGAAAGGCGCATTTACCGACGCCAAAGAAGACCGTGCCGGCCGGTTCGAAGAAGCGAAAGGCGGTACCATTTTCCTCGACGAGATCGGCAACCTCACGTTATCCTTGCAGGCCAAATTGCTCACAGTAATCCAGGAACGCAAAGTGACGCGCGTCGGCTCCAACAAGCCTATTGCCCTCGACGTCCGGCTGATCTGTGCGACGAATATGAATATCGAGAAGATGGTTACCGAAAAAACATTCCGGCAGGATTTGCTTTACCGGATCAACACCATCGAGCTCGAACTGCCCCCCCTACGCGACAGGCCCGAGGATATCAGCGCGCTCGCCGATTATTATCTCAAACAATACGCCAGGAAATACAACCGGCCCGTCAACGATATCAGCAATGCGCTGGTAAAAAAAATGCAGCAGTACAACTGGCCGGGCAACATCCGCGAATTACAGCATGCCGTAGAACGGGCGGTAATCCTTTCTCAGGAAAAAACCTTGCAACCTGACGACCTTTTCCTCAAAAGTTCGGCCGGGCAGCCGGCTACCGCCACCGGTTTCGACCTCGAAGACATGGAAAAAAATATGATCATCAAGGCATTGAAACGCTTCAACGGAAACATCACCGACGCCGCCCGTGAGCTGGGACTCAGCCGTGCGGCGCTTTACAGACGTATGGAGAAATACGGTTTGTAG
- a CDS encoding beta-L-arabinofuranosidase domain-containing protein has protein sequence MTRLLPLFILVLFFQSAFAQNGDIRPVPLKNVKTTQGFWHDRVELARAVTVPHALHQCEESGRLDNFAIAGGLKKGTFKGARFDDSDVFKVVEGASYVLANRYDPQLDRYLDSLITLFMAAQEPDGYLYTIRTINKDTTGSFDWIAGPYRYSFENGSHELYNAGHLYEAAVAHYEATGKKTLLNVAIRNADHLVKTIGPKPGQMVVVPGHEETELALIRLYRVTGKKEYLDLAGFFIDMRGRSDKRALFLDEHKLGPAYFQDQVPFVRQREAVGHAVRAQYLYTGVADLLALRPNPGNQAAIHAIWNDATYKKQYITGGMGAREDGEAFDKAYVLPNDNAYAETCAAIANMLWNHKMYLLSGEAKYMDVFERVLYNGFLGGMGVKGNTFFYVNPMSSNGVNDFNKGSGAVRHEWFGTACCPTNVSRFLPSMPAYMYATRGNTLVINLFGDTKANIALPSTQVHITQQTQYPWQGIVRIQVDPEKSAAFPLHIRIPGWATGQAIPGDLYAYENKLAKPVDLMINGRKAEAVVEQGYLKLDRLWKKGDIIELSLDMPVRKVIASGQLKSNQGKVAIERGPVLYCAEGHDNGGKALSIKISGTQEFTPEYRKEMLGGINVLKSTEQNITLIPYYAWANRGANEMTVWFDKQ, from the coding sequence ATGACCAGATTGCTGCCCCTATTCATTCTTGTTCTTTTCTTTCAATCCGCATTTGCTCAGAACGGCGACATCAGGCCGGTACCACTCAAAAACGTCAAAACTACGCAGGGTTTCTGGCACGACCGTGTGGAACTCGCGCGGGCAGTGACAGTCCCGCATGCTTTGCACCAATGTGAGGAGTCGGGCCGGTTGGATAATTTCGCCATCGCCGGCGGACTGAAAAAAGGCACATTCAAAGGTGCGCGTTTCGACGATTCGGATGTATTCAAAGTTGTCGAAGGTGCCTCGTACGTACTCGCGAACCGTTACGACCCGCAGCTGGACCGTTATCTCGACAGTCTGATCACGCTTTTCATGGCCGCCCAGGAGCCGGACGGCTATCTTTATACTATCCGTACCATCAATAAGGACACCACCGGCTCCTTCGACTGGATTGCCGGTCCTTACCGCTATTCGTTTGAGAACGGGAGCCATGAACTTTATAATGCGGGGCATTTATATGAAGCGGCCGTAGCGCATTATGAAGCAACGGGCAAGAAAACATTGCTGAATGTGGCTATCCGGAATGCCGATCATCTGGTAAAAACAATAGGCCCGAAACCAGGGCAAATGGTGGTAGTGCCGGGCCATGAAGAAACCGAACTCGCGCTGATCCGCCTTTACCGGGTGACCGGCAAAAAGGAATACCTCGACCTCGCCGGGTTCTTCATCGATATGCGCGGCCGTTCCGACAAGCGCGCACTTTTCCTCGACGAGCACAAGCTCGGTCCGGCTTACTTCCAGGATCAGGTGCCATTCGTACGCCAGCGCGAGGCCGTCGGGCACGCGGTACGCGCGCAGTACCTGTATACGGGCGTGGCCGACCTGCTGGCACTCCGTCCCAATCCCGGAAACCAAGCCGCCATCCATGCCATTTGGAATGACGCTACTTACAAAAAGCAGTACATAACCGGCGGAATGGGCGCCCGTGAAGACGGCGAGGCATTCGATAAAGCTTATGTTCTTCCCAACGACAATGCTTATGCCGAAACTTGCGCCGCCATTGCGAACATGCTGTGGAACCACAAAATGTACCTGCTCAGCGGCGAAGCCAAATACATGGATGTATTCGAACGCGTGCTTTACAACGGCTTCCTGGGCGGAATGGGCGTAAAAGGGAACACCTTCTTCTACGTCAACCCGATGTCGTCCAATGGGGTTAACGACTTCAACAAAGGTTCGGGCGCGGTACGGCACGAATGGTTCGGTACCGCCTGCTGCCCGACGAATGTCTCGCGCTTTCTGCCATCCATGCCCGCTTACATGTACGCAACCCGGGGCAATACATTAGTTATCAACCTTTTTGGAGATACGAAAGCAAATATTGCGCTTCCCTCCACGCAAGTACACATCACCCAGCAGACGCAATACCCATGGCAAGGAATCGTCCGCATTCAGGTCGATCCCGAAAAAAGTGCCGCGTTCCCGCTGCATATTCGCATTCCCGGCTGGGCGACCGGCCAGGCTATCCCCGGGGACCTGTACGCCTATGAAAACAAACTGGCCAAACCGGTGGATCTGATGATCAATGGCAGGAAAGCGGAAGCGGTCGTTGAACAGGGTTATCTGAAACTCGACCGCCTGTGGAAAAAAGGCGATATAATCGAACTGTCGCTCGACATGCCGGTGCGAAAGGTGATAGCCAGCGGGCAGCTGAAAAGTAACCAGGGCAAGGTCGCGATCGAGCGCGGGCCGGTACTTTACTGCGCGGAAGGCCACGACAACGGCGGTAAGGCCCTTTCGATAAAAATATCCGGTACACAGGAATTTACACCCGAGTACCGGAAAGAAATGCTCGGCGGCATAAATGTACTGAAATCAACGGAGCAAAATATCACATTGATCCCCTACTATGCCTGGGCAAACCGCGGGGCGAATGAAATGACGGTCTGGTTCGACAAGCAGTAA
- a CDS encoding LEA type 2 family protein — protein MKKRKPFRSVIIILVLAGVAFAIWYFFQKSGPDPVSGLKPRVEMSVGRISDITDSTLKMELKTVVYNPLPVGMHLKGINYEVKMNGKSIVEDRYGKPLEVAAADSSLLTLPAKVKIRNLRVEGDEEASRGNDSADYHFQTVLHFERPFLGKDSLVLDIDKRLPLYRLPKIKMAGYDFKKLGLKESDIVVKVEVANMNPFSLEFQNPVYAMDLGKQKRFAEGAVKGITKVKSKSRDIYEIPLEVSLGKVIKAGAQIIGKGKELPFTFYFKSKIKSESEVLNNSDINLVMDGELKDVESFQKNMQRK, from the coding sequence ATGAAAAAGCGAAAACCATTCCGATCGGTTATTATTATTCTCGTGCTGGCTGGCGTAGCCTTTGCGATCTGGTATTTCTTCCAAAAAAGCGGCCCTGACCCTGTTTCCGGGTTAAAACCCCGTGTGGAAATGAGCGTTGGGCGTATCAGCGATATTACCGACAGTACCCTTAAAATGGAGCTTAAAACGGTCGTTTATAACCCGTTGCCGGTGGGTATGCATTTGAAAGGAATTAATTACGAGGTTAAAATGAATGGCAAGTCGATCGTCGAGGACCGTTACGGCAAGCCGCTTGAAGTCGCGGCGGCCGATAGTTCCCTGCTGACGTTGCCCGCCAAAGTAAAAATCCGTAATCTGCGTGTGGAGGGTGACGAAGAAGCTTCCCGGGGTAACGACAGCGCCGATTACCATTTTCAGACCGTGCTGCATTTCGAAAGGCCGTTTCTCGGGAAAGATTCGCTTGTACTCGATATCGACAAGCGGCTGCCGCTTTATCGCCTGCCGAAAATCAAGATGGCCGGCTATGATTTCAAAAAGCTGGGTTTGAAAGAATCGGATATCGTCGTTAAAGTGGAGGTGGCGAATATGAACCCGTTTTCGCTGGAATTTCAAAACCCGGTTTATGCGATGGATCTCGGGAAACAAAAACGCTTCGCGGAAGGGGCTGTGAAAGGTATTACCAAGGTAAAGTCGAAAAGCCGGGATATTTATGAAATTCCGCTGGAAGTCAGCCTGGGAAAAGTGATCAAGGCAGGTGCGCAGATCATCGGTAAGGGTAAAGAACTTCCGTTCACATTCTATTTTAAAAGCAAAATCAAATCCGAAAGCGAAGTTTTGAACAACAGCGACATTAACCTGGTAATGGACGGTGAACTTAAAGACGTGGAATCGTTCCAGAAGAACATGCAAAGAAAATAG